The following are encoded together in the Primulina tabacum isolate GXHZ01 chromosome 18, ASM2559414v2, whole genome shotgun sequence genome:
- the LOC142532306 gene encoding uncharacterized protein LOC142532306: MVNVYDCDISYHPGNANVVADSLSRKIAFIAQLTVQKPLQKEIQRFELPVYARSEDPNLATIAVHSTLRDRIREGRSSGEKLQKWRLRDESKGRKLYSEEDGMVRYRDQLWVLNGDSLREFVTKEAHNSTTYSIYHGSTKMYKDL; the protein is encoded by the coding sequence ATGGTGAACGTTTACGACTGtgatattagctaccatccgggaaatgCTAACGTAGTCGCAGACTCTTTGAGTAGAAAGATAGCTTTTATCGCTCAATTGACAGTTCAGAAACCATTACAAAAAGAGATTCAGCGATTCGAGCTTCCAGTGTATGCTAGGAGCGAGGATCCTAATCTTGCTACTATTGCAGTTCATTCGACCCTGAGGGATAGAATCCGTGAAGGTCGGTCTTCCGGTGAGaaattacagaaatggagactgagagaTGAATCAAAGGGTCGAAAGCTGTATTCTGAGGAGGATGGCATGGTTCGATATCGAGATCAACTATGGGTTCTTAATGGTGATTCACTAAGAGAATTTGTTACGAAGGAAGCCCATAATAGTACTACGTACTCCATTTATCAtggaagtacgaagatgtataaggatttgtAG